Proteins encoded together in one Petrotoga sp. 9PWA.NaAc.5.4 window:
- the ilvN gene encoding acetolactate synthase small subunit gives MRHILSVTVSNQPAVLARISGLFSRRNFNILSLNVGETDKPEFSRMTIVVEGNDDTIEQVKKQLYKLIDVIKITDLNQTNMVERDMALIKVNCNKNQRSQVIQVVDVFRGKIVDFSIETVTVEVTGDENKITAFIEILKDFGIKEIVRTGIIALDRELSVS, from the coding sequence ATGAGACATATTTTATCAGTAACGGTATCTAATCAGCCTGCAGTTTTAGCAAGAATATCTGGATTATTTAGTAGAAGAAACTTCAATATTCTCAGTTTAAATGTTGGAGAAACAGATAAACCTGAATTTTCAAGAATGACCATTGTAGTTGAAGGTAATGACGATACTATTGAACAGGTAAAAAAACAGTTATACAAACTAATTGATGTAATAAAAATCACCGATCTGAATCAAACAAATATGGTAGAAAGAGATATGGCTTTGATAAAAGTAAATTGCAATAAAAATCAAAGAAGCCAAGTAATTCAAGTTGTAGACGTCTTTAGAGGTAAAATTGTAGATTTTTCTATAGAAACTGTTACAGTAGAGGTTACTGGAGATGAAAACAAAATAACTGCTTTTATAGAAATATTAAAAGATTTTGGAATAAAAGAAATTGTAAGAACAGGAATAATTGCTCTTGATAGAGAATTAAGCGTCTCTTAA
- the gdhA gene encoding NADP-specific glutamate dehydrogenase: protein MEIEERVNVNDYVFKVLETVKLRNPGEKEFHQAVEEVLTSITPLLEERKEYLEAGILERIVEPERVVYFRVPWIDDKGRTRVNRGFRVQFNSALGPYKGGLRFHPTVNTSIVKFLGFEQIFKNALTGLPMGGGKGGSDFNPKGKSDMEIMKFCQSFMTELSRYIGDDIDVPAGDIGVGDREIGYLFGQFKRLKGAYEVGALTGKNIRIGGSLVRKEATGYGLIYFVSRMLEDNGLTLENKKVIVSGSGNVAIYAIEKAQQLGAKVLACSDSSGFVYDYDGIDVEILKAIKEKQRKSLTEYIKFRPNAEYNENSKNIWKIPCDIALPCATQNEIDEEIAKILIKNGVKAVGEGANMPTTKEGIDLFIKNKVLFAPAKASNAGGVAVSGLEMIQNAGKTYWSYEEVDQRLKKIMYEIYKIASETAEAFNEPGNLLKGANIASFEKVANAMLIQGIV from the coding sequence ATGGAAATTGAAGAAAGAGTTAATGTTAATGATTATGTTTTTAAGGTTTTGGAGACCGTTAAACTAAGAAATCCGGGGGAAAAAGAGTTTCACCAAGCAGTTGAAGAAGTTTTAACATCTATTACACCCTTACTTGAAGAACGAAAAGAATACTTGGAAGCAGGAATTCTTGAAAGAATTGTTGAACCTGAAAGGGTCGTATATTTTCGAGTGCCTTGGATAGATGACAAAGGAAGAACAAGAGTTAACAGAGGATTTAGAGTTCAGTTCAACAGTGCTTTAGGGCCTTATAAAGGGGGATTAAGATTTCATCCAACAGTAAACACTAGCATCGTAAAATTTTTAGGATTTGAGCAAATATTTAAAAATGCTTTAACAGGTTTGCCAATGGGCGGAGGAAAAGGAGGCTCAGATTTTAATCCTAAGGGAAAGTCAGATATGGAAATAATGAAATTTTGTCAAAGCTTCATGACAGAATTAAGTAGATATATTGGCGACGATATAGATGTACCAGCGGGAGATATTGGAGTAGGAGATAGGGAAATAGGATACTTATTTGGACAATTTAAAAGATTAAAAGGAGCTTATGAAGTCGGCGCTTTGACAGGCAAAAACATCCGTATAGGAGGAAGTTTAGTCAGGAAAGAAGCAACTGGTTATGGATTAATTTATTTTGTATCCCGCATGTTAGAAGACAATGGTTTGACTTTGGAAAATAAAAAAGTTATAGTCTCAGGTTCAGGGAATGTCGCTATATATGCTATAGAAAAAGCTCAACAATTAGGCGCTAAAGTTCTTGCTTGCAGTGATTCTTCCGGATTTGTATATGATTACGATGGAATAGATGTGGAAATTCTTAAAGCTATAAAAGAAAAACAAAGAAAAAGTTTAACAGAATATATAAAATTTAGACCAAACGCAGAATATAATGAAAATAGTAAAAATATTTGGAAAATACCTTGTGACATAGCTTTACCATGTGCCACTCAAAATGAAATAGATGAAGAAATTGCTAAAATTCTAATAAAAAATGGGGTAAAAGCTGTTGGAGAAGGTGCAAACATGCCGACAACAAAAGAAGGAATAGACCTATTTATTAAAAACAAAGTTCTGTTTGCTCCAGCAAAAGCAAGCAATGCGGGTGGAGTTGCTGTATCTGGTTTAGAAATGATCCAAAACGCAGGTAAAACGTATTGGAGTTACGAAGAAGTAGACCAACGATTAAAGAAAATTATGTACGAAATATATAAAATTGCATCTGAAACCGCAGAAGCATTTAATGAACCTGGTAATTTATTAAAAGGAGCAAATATAGCTTCTTTTGAGAAAGTAGCGAATGCTATGTTAATTCAAGGAATAGTTTGA
- the ilvB gene encoding biosynthetic-type acetolactate synthase large subunit: MPIYSGAKILVESLLRENVDVVFGYPGGKVIPLYDALFDAPIRHVLVRHEQGAAHAADGYARSTGKVGVCIATSGPGATNLVTGLATAYMDSIPIVAFTGQAPTSLLGTDSFQEVDIRGITIPITKHNYMVTNVKDLARVIKEAFYIAKSGRPGPVLIDLPVDVLKSNADFIYPEKIDLPGYQPTYEGNYLQIKLAAEEINNSLKPVIFAGGGVINSDASEELTTLAKKAKIPVTTSLMGLGSFPENDELSLGMLGMHGTKYANYAISEADLIIGIGVRFDDRVTGKIETFAPNAKIIHIDIDPAEINKNVKVNVPIVGNAKNVLKKLIPLVKQIERNEWLETIRDWKKKYPLYYEKDTSNIKPQYLIEKIKELTNENTIIVTEVGQHQMWAAQYFKYTKPRTFITSGGLGTMGFGLPASVGVQIGNPDKLVVTISGDGSFQMNLQELATIKNNNLPIKIIILNNGTLGMVRQWQELFFNERYSSTILTNPDFVKLAEAYGIVSMRVKDPKDLDISLKKIFEYSGPVLLDVIIPQDENVFPMVPEGGSLKKMLDLKTLIKQVEY; this comes from the coding sequence ATGCCTATTTATTCCGGAGCAAAGATTTTGGTTGAATCTTTACTCAGAGAAAATGTCGATGTTGTTTTTGGTTATCCCGGAGGAAAGGTTATTCCTTTGTATGATGCATTATTTGATGCACCTATTCGTCATGTGTTAGTTCGTCATGAACAAGGTGCTGCACATGCTGCAGATGGTTATGCAAGAAGCACTGGAAAAGTGGGAGTGTGCATTGCTACCTCTGGTCCCGGAGCAACCAACTTAGTAACAGGACTTGCAACAGCTTATATGGATTCAATCCCAATAGTAGCTTTTACTGGTCAAGCTCCTACAAGTCTTTTAGGTACGGATTCTTTTCAAGAAGTTGATATTAGAGGTATAACAATACCTATTACCAAACATAACTATATGGTTACCAATGTTAAAGACTTGGCACGAGTTATCAAAGAAGCTTTTTACATAGCAAAAAGCGGAAGACCTGGGCCTGTACTTATAGATTTACCTGTAGATGTACTTAAATCAAATGCAGATTTCATATACCCTGAGAAAATAGATCTACCTGGTTATCAGCCTACTTATGAAGGAAATTATTTACAGATAAAATTAGCAGCTGAAGAAATAAATAATTCTCTCAAACCTGTTATTTTTGCTGGTGGAGGAGTTATTAATTCCGATGCTTCAGAAGAATTAACAACTTTAGCAAAGAAAGCTAAAATCCCTGTGACAACATCTTTAATGGGTCTTGGTTCTTTCCCTGAGAATGACGAACTATCTTTGGGAATGCTTGGTATGCATGGTACAAAATATGCAAATTATGCCATTTCTGAAGCAGATTTAATAATTGGTATAGGCGTTCGTTTTGATGATAGAGTAACAGGAAAAATAGAAACTTTTGCTCCAAATGCTAAAATTATACATATAGATATTGACCCTGCAGAAATAAATAAAAATGTAAAAGTTAATGTTCCTATAGTAGGAAATGCAAAAAATGTATTAAAAAAATTAATTCCATTAGTTAAACAAATTGAAAGAAATGAATGGTTAGAAACGATAAGAGATTGGAAGAAAAAATACCCATTATACTATGAAAAAGATACGTCTAATATAAAACCGCAATATCTTATTGAAAAAATTAAAGAACTAACTAATGAAAATACCATAATTGTAACGGAAGTTGGACAACATCAAATGTGGGCAGCACAATACTTTAAATATACCAAACCAAGAACTTTTATAACTTCTGGTGGACTTGGAACTATGGGATTTGGTTTACCCGCAAGTGTGGGAGTACAAATAGGTAATCCAGATAAGTTAGTCGTAACTATTTCTGGTGATGGAAGTTTTCAAATGAATCTTCAAGAATTAGCTACTATTAAAAATAATAATCTCCCTATAAAAATAATTATTTTAAATAACGGCACTCTGGGAATGGTAAGGCAGTGGCAAGAATTATTTTTTAACGAAAGATATTCTTCTACAATACTAACAAATCCAGACTTTGTAAAACTTGCTGAAGCATACGGTATTGTATCTATGAGAGTAAAAGATCCAAAAGATTTAGACATTTCCTTGAAAAAAATTTTTGAGTATTCTGGGCCAGTATTATTAGATGTTATCATTCCTCAAGATGAAAACGTATTTCCAATGGTTCCAGAGGGTGGATCTTTGAAAAAAATGCTCGATCTTAAAACGCTAATAAAACAAGTAGAGTATTGA
- the pheA gene encoding prephenate dehydratase, protein MLLNHLNCAFLGPKGTFSEIAAISYFGNDNNFYPQKTITEVFEVVENNKNFYGIVPIENSIEGSVSTVMDLLFEISDVVIVGECIVPIRHFLLSNETLSLEKVKVLYSHQQAINQCNKFIKKNLKSVEIIFTASTTNACEIISNIPNSAAIASKRAIQLYNLKVLASDIQDSNNNYTRFLVIKNKNNEVTFVKDLENEVNRYKTSIICAPKYNKAGVLCDILEIFKRENINLTRIESRPTKKQLGEYLFYIDLEGYIHNPKIECALKDIKNICSFFKFLGSYPLKREMNSTEEVIKN, encoded by the coding sequence ATGTTGCTGAATCATCTAAACTGTGCTTTTTTAGGCCCCAAAGGGACTTTTAGCGAAATCGCAGCAATATCATATTTTGGTAATGATAATAATTTTTATCCTCAAAAAACTATAACAGAAGTTTTTGAAGTAGTTGAAAACAATAAAAATTTTTATGGTATTGTACCCATAGAGAATTCTATTGAAGGTTCGGTAAGCACAGTTATGGATTTATTATTTGAAATTTCCGATGTAGTTATCGTTGGTGAATGTATCGTCCCAATAAGGCATTTTTTATTATCGAATGAAACTTTATCTTTAGAAAAAGTTAAAGTGCTCTACTCTCATCAACAAGCTATAAATCAATGTAATAAGTTTATAAAAAAGAACTTAAAAAGCGTCGAAATAATATTTACAGCAAGTACTACAAATGCTTGTGAAATAATCTCAAATATTCCAAATTCTGCCGCAATTGCTTCTAAAAGAGCTATCCAATTGTACAATTTAAAGGTTTTAGCTTCAGACATTCAGGATTCTAATAACAATTATACAAGGTTTTTAGTTATAAAAAATAAAAATAATGAAGTGACTTTTGTAAAAGATTTAGAAAATGAAGTAAACAGGTATAAAACATCTATAATATGTGCTCCCAAATATAACAAAGCCGGAGTCTTATGCGATATATTAGAAATTTTTAAAAGAGAAAACATTAATTTAACCAGGATAGAATCTAGGCCAACCAAAAAGCAGTTAGGTGAATATCTCTTTTATATTGATTTAGAAGGATACATTCATAATCCAAAAATAGAATGTGCTTTGAAAGACATTAAAAATATATGTTCTTTTTTTAAATTTCTTGGAAGTTATCCATTAAAAAGGGAAATGAATTCTACCGAGGAAGTTATAAAAAATTAA
- the ilvD gene encoding dihydroxy-acid dehydratase, whose amino-acid sequence MNSDEVKKGIDKAPHRSLFYALGLTKDEIEKPIIGIANSASDIIPGHKHLNEICNHVKNGVYAAGGTPLAFSTIGICDGISMGHNGMNYSLPSRDLIADSIESVVKAYKFDGLVIIPNCDKIVPGMIMGALRVNIPTIVISGGPMLAGRYNGKKIDLHDMFEAVGAASSGKMTQEELNNMEMMACPGYGSCAGMFTANSMNCLTEALGLSLPGNGTIPAVFSNRMRLATESGKKIVELVKKGIKPLDIVNEKSIENALTLDMALGCSTNTALHLPAIAHEAHIDFDMELINKISSKTPHICSLSPAGIHHIEDLYYAGGIPAVLKELSKRNLLHLECLTVSGKPLREVVDLVKFIDYEVIRPIDKPYHNDGGLAVLRGNIAPNGAVVKQVAVANEMMVHKGPAKVFIKEEEALKAIYQGKIKEGDVVVILYEGPKGGPGMREMLAATSALAGMGLDKKVALITDGRFSGATRGASIGHVSPEAALGGPIGVIKNGDIISINIPQKTLNLEVSQEELNNRLRSFKPINNNYEGYLKRYSYHVQTADKGAYLE is encoded by the coding sequence ATGAACAGTGACGAAGTAAAAAAAGGAATAGATAAGGCTCCTCACAGATCTTTATTTTACGCTTTGGGTTTAACAAAAGATGAAATCGAAAAACCTATAATTGGAATTGCTAACTCTGCAAGTGATATAATTCCCGGTCATAAGCATTTAAATGAAATCTGTAACCATGTGAAAAACGGAGTATACGCTGCAGGAGGAACTCCTTTAGCTTTTTCAACTATTGGAATTTGTGACGGTATTTCTATGGGGCATAACGGTATGAACTATTCTTTACCAAGTAGAGACTTAATTGCTGATTCTATAGAATCCGTTGTTAAAGCTTACAAATTTGATGGTTTAGTTATTATTCCAAATTGCGATAAAATAGTTCCAGGTATGATAATGGGAGCTTTGAGAGTTAATATACCAACCATTGTAATTAGTGGTGGACCAATGCTTGCTGGAAGATACAACGGTAAAAAAATAGACCTTCATGATATGTTTGAAGCAGTAGGAGCTGCAAGCTCTGGAAAGATGACTCAAGAAGAATTAAATAACATGGAGATGATGGCTTGCCCAGGCTATGGGTCTTGTGCTGGAATGTTTACTGCTAATTCAATGAACTGTTTAACAGAAGCTTTGGGACTTTCACTGCCGGGAAATGGTACTATTCCGGCAGTTTTTTCTAACAGAATGCGCTTAGCTACAGAAAGCGGCAAAAAAATTGTAGAGTTAGTAAAAAAAGGTATTAAACCTTTGGATATAGTAAATGAAAAATCTATAGAAAATGCTTTAACATTGGATATGGCTTTAGGCTGTTCTACAAACACCGCTTTACATTTACCTGCTATAGCACATGAGGCTCACATAGATTTTGACATGGAGTTAATAAATAAAATAAGTTCAAAAACTCCACATATATGTAGTTTATCTCCTGCGGGAATACATCATATTGAGGATTTATATTATGCAGGCGGAATACCCGCCGTATTGAAAGAACTTTCAAAAAGAAATTTACTACATTTGGAATGTTTAACAGTATCCGGTAAACCGCTAAGAGAGGTTGTCGATTTAGTTAAGTTTATAGACTATGAAGTTATCAGACCAATAGACAAACCTTATCATAACGATGGCGGATTAGCAGTATTAAGAGGAAATATTGCCCCTAACGGAGCCGTTGTCAAACAAGTTGCGGTAGCAAATGAAATGATGGTTCATAAAGGACCAGCAAAAGTTTTTATTAAAGAAGAAGAGGCTCTAAAAGCTATATACCAAGGAAAAATAAAAGAAGGAGACGTTGTTGTAATATTATACGAAGGTCCAAAAGGCGGACCAGGAATGCGAGAAATGCTTGCAGCCACTTCTGCATTAGCAGGAATGGGTTTAGATAAAAAAGTTGCTTTAATAACTGACGGAAGATTTTCAGGTGCGACTCGAGGAGCATCTATCGGTCATGTTTCTCCCGAAGCTGCTTTGGGAGGACCTATTGGAGTAATTAAAAATGGAGATATTATCTCAATTAACATTCCTCAAAAAACCTTAAACTTGGAAGTTTCTCAAGAAGAATTAAATAATCGTCTAAGGAGTTTTAAACCTATAAATAATAATTATGAAGGATATTTAAAACGTTATAGTTATCATGTTCAAACTGCAGATAAAGGAGCTTACTTAGAATAA
- a CDS encoding ABC transporter substrate-binding protein: MKKVFFVILMITLLFGAFGFSQKSGGTLQIGIETEPIGLDPHLVTAFSSFRILENIYDGLLKYDENMNLVPNIAEKYEIPDPYTIIFTIRDNVYFHNGDKLTLDDIIFSFERIRDKDVGSPAATYYVEVESISIVGPNKIQFKLKVPMVNSLLPNFASVNSAIVSKKFVTSGHNLQLETNGTGPFYLYQYMTGNHITLNKNNNYFISEQPYLDKIVFRIIPEEISRATALRNKDVDLIEVKEPLTLRSLPTNNYKTFKKPSLSYYLLGYNTTREPFTNPSIRSALSLAINREEIINMVAFGEGSITGPLNPTLKPWALPPSSFEEYEYNIEKAKKILSDNGYPNGFEFDLVVSNRYSLDKIAQVIQSQLAKINVKVNIDLVEWGIFISKWRNSDFDAFVSLNSGSIDPDIQFYRTFHSGGSTNVFLYSNPIVDKLLQDGRTEIDVSKRIQIYNQLQKILVKESPILFLYSPNIIYAGQNYVEGFTPLANESLIFLRETWLNK; encoded by the coding sequence ATGAAAAAAGTATTTTTTGTGATCTTAATGATCACACTATTATTTGGAGCTTTTGGTTTTTCACAAAAGTCAGGTGGTACCTTACAAATCGGAATTGAAACGGAACCTATAGGTTTAGATCCTCATTTAGTAACTGCTTTTTCATCTTTTAGAATTTTAGAAAATATTTATGACGGACTATTAAAATATGATGAAAACATGAATTTAGTACCAAATATCGCAGAAAAATATGAGATCCCTGATCCATATACTATAATATTTACTATAAGAGACAACGTTTATTTTCACAACGGAGATAAACTAACATTAGATGACATTATCTTTTCTTTTGAAAGGATAAGAGACAAAGATGTAGGATCTCCAGCAGCTACTTATTATGTTGAAGTTGAAAGCATAAGTATTGTAGGGCCAAACAAAATTCAATTTAAATTAAAAGTTCCTATGGTTAATTCTTTACTACCTAACTTTGCAAGCGTTAACAGCGCAATTGTTTCAAAAAAATTTGTAACCTCAGGACACAATCTACAATTAGAAACCAACGGCACAGGTCCTTTTTATTTATATCAATATATGACAGGAAACCATATTACCTTAAATAAAAATAATAATTACTTTATTTCTGAACAACCTTATTTAGACAAAATAGTTTTTCGAATAATTCCTGAAGAAATATCGCGAGCCACTGCTTTAAGAAATAAAGATGTTGATTTAATCGAAGTAAAAGAACCCTTAACACTAAGAAGCTTACCAACTAATAATTATAAAACATTTAAAAAACCATCTTTAAGTTATTATTTGTTAGGATATAATACTACAAGAGAACCTTTTACCAATCCATCAATTCGAAGTGCTTTAAGCTTAGCTATAAACAGAGAAGAAATAATTAATATGGTAGCTTTTGGTGAAGGTTCAATAACAGGACCTTTAAATCCAACTTTGAAACCCTGGGCATTACCTCCAAGCAGTTTTGAAGAATATGAATATAATATAGAAAAAGCTAAAAAAATTCTATCTGACAATGGGTATCCTAATGGTTTTGAATTTGATTTAGTAGTCTCAAATAGATATAGTCTTGATAAAATTGCTCAAGTAATACAATCACAATTAGCAAAAATTAATGTTAAAGTTAATATTGATTTGGTAGAATGGGGAATTTTCATAAGCAAATGGAGAAATAGCGACTTTGATGCTTTTGTTTCCCTTAATTCTGGTTCTATAGATCCTGATATCCAATTTTATAGAACTTTTCATTCTGGTGGATCAACTAATGTATTTTTATATTCAAATCCTATAGTAGACAAACTTTTACAGGATGGAAGAACAGAGATAGATGTTTCAAAGAGAATTCAAATATATAATCAATTACAAAAAATTTTAGTTAAAGAATCTCCTATTCTTTTTTTATACTCTCCAAATATAATTTATGCTGGTCAAAACTATGTTGAAGGATTTACACCTTTGGCAAATGAAAGCTTAATTTTCTTGAGAGAAACTTGGTTAAATAAATAA